In Bacteroidales bacterium, the genomic stretch TTTGCCTTCTTATCTGGATTTAATCTAAATAATGAGAAGCCTAAGGGAGCTTAATAATGGCGATAAAGGGATCATCACCAGGATCAGGGGACGGGGGGAATTCCGTAAACGGATCATCGAGATGGGGTTCGTCAAGGGCAAATGGGTGACTGTTATCAAGGCCGCTCCGTTGCAGGACCCGGTGGAATATCGTATCCTCGATTCGAACGTTTCACTCAGGCTCGAAGAAGCAGGTTTCATCGATGTCATAACGGCGGAAGAAGCCAGCCACCTGATTGACAACCGGCATTTCGACGGCGTCACAGAAACAGAACAGCTTAAGTCACCTGCGCGGGGAAAAAACCGCATGATCGAGGTTGCGCTGGTCGGAAATCCAAACTCGGGCAAAACCAGCCTGTTCAATTACGCCTCGCATTCACGCGAACATGTCGGCAATTACGCGGGCGTTACGGTTGATTCCAAGACCGCTAAAGTCAAGATTAAAGGTTATGCCATCCGGGTTACTGATTTACCAGGTACTTATTCCCTTTCCTATTACAGCCCGGAAGAGCTTTTCGTCAGGCAGCATCTTTCAAAGTCGGCACCAGACGTTGTTATTAATGTTGTGGATGCATCAAACCTGGAGCGAAACCTTTACCTGACCACCCAACTGATCGATATGGGAGTCAGGGTTGTGGTGGCGCTTAATATGTACGACGAAATGAAGCTTAAAGGCGATGCCTTTGATTATAAAACCCTGGGCCAGATGACCGGTATTCCTATCATCCCCACCATTGCATCCAAAGGGAAAGGAGTACGGAATTTATTTGAAAAGATCATAGAAATATATGAAGATTTAGAGCCTGATGCCAGGCAGGTCCATATCAATTATGGTTTTGAACTGGAACAATCCATCGAAAGGGTCATAAATAAAATCCAAGCTATGGGTCAACCGGCCGGTTCGATTTCGTACCGCTATCTTGCCATCAAACTGTTGGAGAAAGACAAGCAGACTCACATTTTTTTTGATGGGCTGAAGAATTACGATGAAATCAAAGAAACAGCAGAAAAAGAAATTTCCAGGCTTGAAAATTTTTACAGAGAAGACACGGAAAGCCTTATCGCGGGCGCAAGGTACGGATTCATAGAAGGCGCTCTTAAGGAAACTTATAAGCCTGCTGATTCTTCAAAAAAAACCAATACTCAACGGATCGACCAGTATTTTACCGGGAAATACCTTGGCTACCCTATCTTCATAATCATGATGTGGCTGATGTTCCAGGCCACGTTCGTTTTCGGAGACTACCCGGTTATGCTGATTGAAAAACTGGTTGAATTGACAGGCAACTTATTTAATAAAATAATCCCGGAAGGCATCGTTAACGACATGATGATCGATGGCATTATTGGCGGTGTTGGAGGCGTGATCGTATTCCTGCCCAATATTCTCATCCTCTTCCTCTTCATATCCTTAATGGAAGATACCGGTTACATGGCCCGGGTTGCCTTCATCGTCGATAAGCTCATGCATAAGATAGGTCTGCACGGCAAATCGTTTATACCGCTGCTTATGGGATTCGGGTGCAATGTCCCTGCAATCATGGCAACACGTACCATAGAAAACAAGAACGACCGACTGGTGACCATGCTGATTATCCCGTTCATGTCTTGCAGTGCAAGATACCCTGTTTATGTCTTGCTTATCAGCGCTTTTTTTGTCAGTTATAAGGGCACTGTCCTTTTCCTCCTTTACCTGATTGGTATCGCATTGGCTGCATTAGTGGCATTTCTGCTGAAGAAATCTTTGTTTAAAGCCAGGGAAATCCCTTTTGTGATGGAACTACCTCCTTATCGAATGCCCACCTTGAAGGCCATTCTCAGGCATACCTGGTTCAAAGGCGCCCAATACCTGAGAAAGATGGGCACCATTATACTTTTAGCTTCCATTATCATTTGGGCGCTTGGCTATTTCCCGAGGAATAATGTCAGGAACGATTATTACCAG encodes the following:
- the feoB gene encoding ferrous iron transport protein B is translated as MRSLRELNNGDKGIITRIRGRGEFRKRIIEMGFVKGKWVTVIKAAPLQDPVEYRILDSNVSLRLEEAGFIDVITAEEASHLIDNRHFDGVTETEQLKSPARGKNRMIEVALVGNPNSGKTSLFNYASHSREHVGNYAGVTVDSKTAKVKIKGYAIRVTDLPGTYSLSYYSPEELFVRQHLSKSAPDVVINVVDASNLERNLYLTTQLIDMGVRVVVALNMYDEMKLKGDAFDYKTLGQMTGIPIIPTIASKGKGVRNLFEKIIEIYEDLEPDARQVHINYGFELEQSIERVINKIQAMGQPAGSISYRYLAIKLLEKDKQTHIFFDGLKNYDEIKETAEKEISRLENFYREDTESLIAGARYGFIEGALKETYKPADSSKKTNTQRIDQYFTGKYLGYPIFIIMMWLMFQATFVFGDYPVMLIEKLVELTGNLFNKIIPEGIVNDMMIDGIIGGVGGVIVFLPNILILFLFISLMEDTGYMARVAFIVDKLMHKIGLHGKSFIPLLMGFGCNVPAIMATRTIENKNDRLVTMLIIPFMSCSARYPVYVLLISAFFVSYKGTVLFLLYLIGIALAALVAFLLKKSLFKAREIPFVMELPPYRMPTLKAILRHTWFKGAQYLRKMGTIILLASIIIWALGYFPRNNVRNDYYQGMISLAENDDQVKIIKAAMREEQQEQSFIGRIGRLIEPIIRPLGFDWRMGVSLVAGSAAKEVVVSTMGVLYQTGDDEGITGLIGKLQTQVHSSGPLMGKPVYTPLVAFAFMIFILIYFPCIAVIAAIRKESGRWKWPAFLAVYTTALAWIAAFAVYQIGSLI